The following proteins come from a genomic window of Kitasatospora cineracea:
- a CDS encoding DUF4253 domain-containing protein, producing the protein MTDVEHDLRRLLPSGEPSAVAGLLPAGRLVGPRHHGEEMTPVLWLSDGPAPLGLWEELHRGHPRSGLWPLLLAPLRVGDEEFRPWATGELDTDSASEPDWYDPAALLRTGWEYSTTVDSEGDPLDPEEAAELGRSVAPFLTGWPGTAPAAGYAGDPDGAARALARELLEGNPQLRIGLVAAGGGAEALTACGWSGPVNHEGDIAKVSAVLLDWERRYGTRLVQVGFAELELSVAAPPREEETALRVAAEHLAFCPDNIFQGAGTLTAYAPGLIGAEQWSFWWD; encoded by the coding sequence ATGACCGATGTCGAGCACGACCTGCGCCGTCTGCTGCCCAGCGGGGAACCGAGCGCCGTGGCCGGACTGCTGCCCGCCGGAAGGCTGGTCGGCCCCCGCCACCACGGGGAGGAGATGACCCCCGTGCTCTGGCTGAGCGACGGGCCAGCCCCGCTCGGGCTGTGGGAGGAACTGCACCGCGGGCATCCGCGCAGCGGGCTGTGGCCGCTGCTGCTCGCGCCGCTCCGGGTGGGGGACGAGGAGTTCCGGCCCTGGGCGACGGGCGAACTCGACACCGACTCGGCCAGCGAACCCGACTGGTACGACCCGGCCGCGCTGCTGCGCACCGGCTGGGAGTACTCCACGACCGTGGACTCCGAGGGCGACCCGCTCGATCCGGAGGAGGCCGCCGAACTCGGCCGGTCCGTCGCCCCGTTCCTCACCGGCTGGCCCGGCACCGCGCCCGCTGCCGGGTACGCGGGCGACCCCGACGGAGCGGCCCGGGCACTCGCCCGGGAACTGCTCGAGGGCAACCCGCAGCTGCGGATCGGCCTGGTCGCGGCGGGGGGCGGGGCCGAGGCGCTGACCGCCTGCGGCTGGTCGGGCCCGGTCAACCACGAGGGCGACATCGCCAAGGTGTCCGCCGTTCTGCTGGACTGGGAGCGCCGCTACGGCACCCGGCTGGTCCAGGTCGGCTTCGCGGAGCTGGAGTTGAGCGTGGCCGCCCCGCCCCGCGAGGAGGAGACCGCGCTCCGGGTCGCCGCCGAGCACCTCGCGTTCTGCCCCGACAACATCTTCCAGGGCGCGGGCACGCTCACCGCGTACGCGCCCGGACTGATCGGGGCCGAGCAGTGGTCCTTCTGGTGGGACTGA
- the tap gene encoding telomere-associated protein Tap, with amino-acid sequence MTGTPDAIGALLGSGPRRVVPLPEPAERERLRVAYGLGKAETAQALGISASTLTAWEQGRRDPQGEGRAAYARLLEGIAAQLVAEEEEEEEQEEEGEPEEPGAGAVAEGGVPQAVMLDQRPDGSLVMAAAAPCVQCGQPSVYRAQGRPMHLGGFCRPPAPGAVSAPGAVPAPPPVPRTAVAAPVAAPEPESAPVRARARGAEARGGKGRRAVEAEDWEQAAAARFPAGPLAVVDVAADGRGLVAYGADGAEAAGERPAGRGVAELLEWALRARLGSARLHRYGKDGDPLLVLTDAAATELGLPPAGRDEKTQYVARIGRLPDTHKQVKALAKDGWQLTRRGFGPWARIYREPEAGRRQCVQLCVLPWGALDGAGWKLPDGLAAPELARLLGTYARRVHTPRGSTAVSGLELVTALRPPTRPVRTDSGWTSGPVEGSRHRVFDAAPPEVPDEHPLAAEREDDAVLVTEAWDWHRPLTDREAAAPFAVGLDVNMAFLAAAGRLNVPLSEPVHELNPAFDKKTPGSWRADLSGLALDPLLPNPFTADGSAPTGPAWYSTAKLAYAVELGADVRPSEGWLRHESGPYLDPWHKRLRQAYLDTMAALGVPADLADRDPAAFLDAMAALGDGDPAELAVLGAIKQTAKGTIGKFRERPRGLGYRPGQRWSALDRPTWDPLVRALVIDTATVNLHRKLARLHAELGTPPLAVLSDCAVFAAPGPSALDVLRRPDGGVSTALRLGVSPGHVKFEGSRPIAEIRELLADGANPARHIKTGGLVSADE; translated from the coding sequence GTGACCGGCACCCCGGACGCCATCGGCGCCCTGCTCGGATCCGGCCCCCGCCGGGTCGTCCCGCTGCCCGAACCGGCCGAACGCGAACGCCTGCGGGTGGCGTACGGGCTGGGGAAGGCCGAGACCGCGCAGGCCCTCGGCATCAGCGCGAGCACGCTCACCGCCTGGGAGCAGGGCCGCCGCGACCCGCAGGGCGAGGGCCGGGCCGCGTACGCGCGCCTGCTGGAGGGGATCGCCGCGCAGTTGGTAGCGGAGGAGGAAGAAGAAGAGGAGCAGGAAGAAGAGGGAGAGCCGGAGGAGCCGGGGGCCGGGGCGGTTGCCGAGGGGGGCGTGCCGCAGGCGGTGATGCTGGATCAGCGTCCGGACGGTTCGCTGGTGATGGCCGCGGCCGCGCCGTGCGTGCAGTGCGGGCAGCCGTCGGTGTACCGGGCGCAGGGACGGCCCATGCACCTCGGTGGTTTCTGCCGTCCGCCGGCGCCGGGGGCAGTGTCGGCGCCGGGGGCCGTGCCCGCGCCGCCGCCTGTGCCCCGTACGGCCGTGGCCGCGCCCGTGGCGGCTCCGGAGCCGGAGTCGGCGCCCGTGCGGGCGAGGGCGCGGGGTGCCGAGGCGCGGGGCGGGAAGGGGCGGCGGGCCGTGGAGGCGGAGGACTGGGAGCAGGCGGCCGCCGCGCGCTTCCCGGCGGGGCCGCTGGCCGTGGTCGACGTGGCGGCGGACGGGCGCGGGCTGGTCGCGTACGGGGCGGACGGTGCGGAGGCGGCCGGGGAGCGGCCGGCCGGGCGCGGGGTGGCCGAGCTGCTGGAGTGGGCGCTGCGGGCCCGGCTCGGCTCGGCCCGGCTGCACCGGTACGGCAAGGACGGCGACCCGCTGCTGGTGCTGACCGACGCCGCCGCCACCGAGCTCGGCCTGCCGCCCGCCGGACGCGACGAGAAGACCCAGTACGTCGCCCGGATCGGCCGCCTGCCCGACACCCACAAGCAGGTCAAGGCGCTGGCCAAGGACGGCTGGCAGCTCACCCGGCGCGGGTTCGGCCCCTGGGCCCGGATCTACCGCGAACCCGAGGCCGGCCGCCGGCAGTGCGTGCAGCTGTGCGTGCTGCCGTGGGGCGCCCTGGACGGCGCCGGCTGGAAGCTCCCGGACGGCCTCGCCGCGCCCGAACTCGCCCGCCTGCTCGGCACGTACGCCCGCCGGGTGCACACCCCGCGCGGCTCCACCGCCGTCTCCGGGCTGGAACTCGTCACCGCGCTGCGCCCGCCGACCCGCCCGGTCCGCACCGACAGCGGCTGGACGTCCGGGCCGGTGGAGGGCTCCCGGCACCGGGTGTTCGACGCCGCGCCGCCCGAGGTCCCCGACGAGCACCCGCTGGCCGCCGAGCGCGAGGACGACGCCGTCCTGGTCACCGAGGCCTGGGACTGGCACCGCCCGCTCACCGACCGGGAGGCCGCCGCGCCGTTCGCCGTCGGACTCGACGTCAACATGGCCTTCCTCGCCGCCGCCGGGCGGCTCAACGTCCCGCTCTCCGAACCCGTGCACGAGCTGAACCCGGCCTTCGACAAGAAGACGCCCGGCAGTTGGCGCGCCGACCTCAGCGGACTCGCCCTCGACCCGCTACTGCCCAACCCGTTCACCGCCGACGGCAGCGCGCCCACCGGCCCCGCCTGGTACAGCACCGCCAAACTCGCCTACGCCGTCGAACTCGGCGCGGACGTCCGCCCCAGCGAGGGCTGGCTGCGCCACGAGTCCGGCCCGTACCTCGACCCGTGGCACAAGCGGCTGCGGCAGGCCTACCTGGACACCATGGCCGCGCTCGGCGTCCCGGCCGACCTCGCCGACCGCGACCCGGCGGCGTTCCTGGACGCGATGGCCGCGCTCGGCGACGGCGACCCGGCCGAACTGGCCGTGCTCGGCGCGATCAAGCAGACCGCCAAGGGCACCATCGGCAAGTTCCGCGAGCGCCCCCGCGGCCTCGGCTACCGCCCCGGCCAGCGCTGGTCCGCCCTCGACCGTCCGACCTGGGACCCGCTGGTGCGTGCCCTGGTGATCGACACCGCCACCGTCAACCTGCACCGCAAACTCGCCCGGCTGCACGCCGAACTCGGCACCCCGCCGCTCGCCGTGCTCTCCGACTGCGCGGTCTTCGCCGCCCCCGGCCCCTCGGCGCTGGACGTGCTGCGCCGCCCCGACGGCGGCGTCAGCACCGCGCTGCGGCTCGGCGTCTCGCCCGGGCACGTCAAGTTCGAGGGCAGCCGGCCGATCGCCGAGATCCGCGAACTGCTCGCCGACGGCGCCAACCCGGCCCGCCACATCAAGACCGGCGGACTGGTCTCCGCCGACGAGTGA
- a CDS encoding GNAT family N-acetyltransferase produces MLELTTEGQLRTATDDDSVLLWAAQDFAGGIRAWASGQGPGRAVAVASPALSGRDRIAVRGPVAELLPLLDGVTALVGPSYRPFGDADLLAELCARHDGLESRGRFGWMQRAATGLPPLGGGTGVAHWLAPGELDEAAELIDRHFPASHAHPRRPGVRAWAGVRDAAGRLTALAADAWPAPAVGLLAGVVSDPVHGRGRGHAAAACRLVLGGILGRSPHAALMVDDWNTSAIGLYRRLGFEHRFLGAAAQRGADEA; encoded by the coding sequence GTGCTCGAACTGACTACGGAGGGGCAACTCCGCACCGCAACCGACGACGACAGCGTGCTGCTCTGGGCCGCCCAGGACTTCGCGGGCGGCATCCGCGCCTGGGCCTCCGGCCAGGGGCCGGGCCGGGCCGTCGCCGTCGCCTCGCCCGCGCTCTCCGGGCGCGACCGGATCGCCGTCCGCGGGCCCGTCGCGGAACTGCTGCCGCTGCTGGACGGAGTGACGGCGCTGGTCGGCCCGAGCTACCGGCCGTTCGGCGACGCCGACCTGCTCGCGGAGCTCTGCGCCCGCCACGACGGCCTGGAGTCGCGCGGGCGGTTCGGGTGGATGCAGCGCGCCGCGACCGGCCTTCCACCGCTCGGCGGCGGGACGGGCGTCGCGCACTGGCTGGCCCCCGGCGAACTGGACGAGGCCGCGGAGCTGATCGACCGTCACTTCCCGGCTTCGCACGCCCACCCGCGCCGGCCGGGCGTCCGGGCCTGGGCGGGCGTCCGTGACGCGGCGGGACGGCTCACGGCGCTCGCCGCCGACGCCTGGCCCGCCCCGGCGGTCGGCCTGCTCGCCGGGGTCGTCAGCGATCCCGTGCACGGGCGCGGACGCGGGCACGCGGCGGCCGCCTGCCGCCTGGTGCTCGGCGGGATCCTCGGGCGCTCGCCGCACGCGGCGCTGATGGTGGACGACTGGAACACGTCGGCGATCGGGCTCTACCGGCGGCTCGGCTTCGAGCACCGGTTCCTGGGCGCGGCGGCGCAGCGCGGGGCCGACGAGGCGTAG
- a CDS encoding ABC transporter ATP-binding protein produces the protein MSPRLRRFTSGRPVPSAAPGSARPAAAPPAVELRAVRRSYGHGAGAVHALGGVDLVLPKGTFTAVMGPSGSGKSTFLQCAAGLDRPDAGQVLLAGQEISSLGEDRLTKLRRTRIGFVFQSFNLLPSLTVLQNVLLPQRLAGRRQDRARAHELLARVGLGEHASRRPGQLSGGQQQRVALARALVTSPDVIFADEPTGALDTRSAHEVLGLLRDAVDGLGATVVMVTHDPVAASFADRVVFLAGGTLSGELHHPDPRTVADRMLTLSGTPSAAAA, from the coding sequence ATGTCGCCCCGCCTGCGCCGTTTCACCTCCGGCCGGCCCGTACCGTCCGCCGCCCCCGGGTCCGCCCGGCCCGCCGCCGCTCCACCCGCCGTGGAGCTACGCGCGGTGCGCCGCAGCTACGGGCACGGCGCTGGCGCGGTGCACGCCCTCGGCGGCGTCGACCTGGTGCTCCCGAAGGGCACCTTCACGGCCGTGATGGGGCCGTCCGGCTCCGGCAAGAGCACCTTCCTGCAGTGCGCGGCGGGCCTCGACCGGCCGGACGCGGGCCAGGTCCTGCTCGCGGGACAGGAGATCAGCTCGCTGGGCGAGGACCGGCTGACCAAGCTGCGGCGCACCCGGATCGGCTTCGTCTTCCAGTCCTTCAACCTGCTGCCGTCGCTGACGGTCCTGCAGAACGTGCTGCTGCCGCAGCGCCTGGCCGGTCGGCGACAGGACCGCGCCCGGGCCCACGAACTGCTGGCCCGGGTCGGCCTGGGCGAGCACGCCTCGCGCCGTCCCGGACAGCTCTCCGGCGGCCAGCAGCAGCGCGTCGCGCTGGCCCGGGCGCTGGTCACCAGTCCCGACGTGATCTTCGCGGACGAGCCGACCGGCGCGCTCGACACCCGCAGCGCCCACGAGGTGCTCGGCCTCCTGCGGGACGCGGTGGACGGCCTGGGCGCGACGGTCGTGATGGTCACGCACGACCCGGTGGCCGCCTCCTTCGCCGACCGCGTGGTCTTCCTGGCCGGCGGCACCCTCTCCGGTGAACTCCACCACCCCGATCCGCGCACCGTCGCCGACCGCATGCTCACCCTCTCCGGCACCCCCTCGGCGGCCGCCGCATGA
- a CDS encoding oxygenase MpaB family protein has protein sequence MLRRTLGEQRIALVAWRLLVLQNAHPAVAAGVSQLSTYRSHPWRRIEHTMDSGRRLFFSDREAPHREIQRLERSHRRIAGVDGQGRPYTALDPAVRVWVLVTLYEAMTALQALAGRPLRPAQLDRLYREFRTVCAAFELPDELFPPTAADVPGYIRTTIRDTLEFTEAAQDMLYTVLTRAPAPRRLGRLRPAWPLLRRLVARFLTALTLADLPAEFRAKFGLRRSRGAALLSWIVHHGARAVAVQLPDRLRYRTLPDGSRARPRQADAPRPVRTPRRDNRPARMAAFYRQVMDQTGDGQLTSADFEAMAHNICWPLELDQAGESAVYAAFDTWWHHLLATMDGDGDGEISCEEFVTTMLAGIERDPDYLARGLHVAVRAMFHAADLDHSGLLDAEEYRTLFGGSRVHPAELTHGFRQLDTDGDGQITEEEFVRGFTEFFTVRTESIAGTQLLGRP, from the coding sequence ATGCTCCGCCGCACCCTGGGCGAGCAGCGGATCGCGCTGGTCGCCTGGCGGCTGCTGGTCCTGCAGAACGCACACCCGGCGGTCGCCGCCGGGGTCAGCCAACTGTCCACCTACCGCAGCCACCCGTGGCGGCGGATCGAACACACCATGGACAGCGGACGCCGCCTGTTCTTCTCCGACCGGGAAGCCCCGCACCGGGAGATCCAACGACTCGAACGGAGCCACCGCCGAATCGCCGGGGTCGACGGCCAGGGCCGCCCCTACACCGCGCTCGACCCCGCCGTCCGGGTCTGGGTGCTGGTGACGCTCTACGAGGCGATGACCGCACTCCAGGCACTCGCCGGACGCCCGCTGCGCCCCGCCCAACTGGACCGGCTCTACCGGGAGTTCCGCACGGTCTGCGCTGCGTTCGAACTCCCCGACGAACTGTTCCCGCCCACCGCCGCCGACGTGCCCGGGTACATCCGCACCACCATCCGGGACACCCTCGAGTTCACCGAAGCGGCCCAGGACATGCTGTACACCGTCCTGACCCGCGCACCGGCCCCGCGCCGCCTCGGCCGACTGCGCCCCGCCTGGCCGCTATTGCGCCGACTCGTCGCCCGCTTCCTGACCGCGCTCACCCTGGCGGACCTGCCAGCCGAGTTCCGCGCCAAGTTCGGCCTGCGGCGCAGTCGGGGCGCGGCCCTGCTCTCCTGGATAGTCCACCACGGCGCCCGGGCGGTGGCGGTGCAACTGCCGGACCGGCTGCGCTACCGGACCCTGCCGGACGGCAGCCGGGCCCGACCACGGCAGGCCGACGCACCGCGCCCGGTGCGGACACCGCGCCGGGACAACCGGCCGGCGCGGATGGCCGCGTTCTACCGCCAGGTGATGGACCAGACCGGGGACGGGCAGCTGACCTCGGCCGACTTCGAGGCGATGGCGCACAACATCTGCTGGCCGCTGGAACTCGACCAGGCCGGTGAGTCCGCCGTGTACGCCGCCTTCGACACCTGGTGGCACCACCTGCTGGCCACCATGGACGGTGACGGTGACGGCGAGATCTCCTGCGAGGAGTTCGTCACCACGATGCTCGCCGGCATCGAACGGGACCCGGACTACCTGGCCCGGGGCCTGCACGTCGCCGTCCGCGCCATGTTCCACGCCGCCGACCTCGACCACAGCGGCCTGCTGGACGCCGAGGAGTACCGCACCCTGTTCGGCGGCTCCCGGGTCCATCCCGCCGAACTGACCCACGGCTTCCGACAACTGGACACCGACGGGGACGGCCAGATCACCGAGGAGGAGTTCGTGAGGGGATTCACCGAGTTCTTCACCGTCCGAACGGAGAGCATCGCCGGCACTCAACTGCTGGGCCGACCATGA
- the tpg gene encoding telomere-protecting terminal protein Tpg — protein MGEIDEGLERAERTRPIPHTVPARVRYLVKRAKGSTRAVADELGVSQRTVQRWLKGSISPKPDAARRIEERVRAGWQPGVRRRVRRRAEEQGFMLHIQARFGYTAAGGSTDDPRERLITQHLPGDVARELYAARDAGAGESEQERILAGALQEHYFKDRGRRAEGLTAEINDLGWLELEI, from the coding sequence GTGGGGGAGATCGACGAAGGACTCGAACGGGCCGAGCGGACCCGGCCGATCCCGCACACGGTGCCCGCCCGGGTCCGGTACCTGGTCAAGCGGGCCAAGGGTTCCACCCGGGCGGTCGCCGACGAGCTCGGCGTCTCCCAGCGCACCGTGCAGCGCTGGCTCAAGGGCAGCATCAGCCCGAAGCCGGACGCCGCCCGGCGGATCGAGGAACGGGTCCGGGCCGGCTGGCAGCCGGGGGTGCGCCGCCGGGTCCGCCGGCGGGCCGAGGAGCAGGGCTTCATGCTGCACATCCAGGCCCGCTTCGGCTACACCGCGGCCGGCGGCTCCACCGACGACCCGCGCGAGCGCCTGATCACCCAGCACCTGCCCGGCGACGTCGCCCGCGAGCTGTACGCCGCCCGCGACGCCGGGGCCGGCGAGAGCGAGCAGGAACGGATCCTGGCCGGGGCGCTCCAGGAGCACTACTTCAAGGACCGCGGCCGCCGCGCCGAGGGCCTCACCGCCGAGATCAACGACCTCGGCTGGCTGGAACTGGAGATCTGA
- a CDS encoding C40 family peptidase — protein sequence MASHRRPKQPSRARVTVLTGAAATVVALSAQVGAHAAPAQPSKDEVKAQVDKLSEEMEQATEKYNGAKERADQLRQQAGQLQDQVARSQEQLTELASGLAEVAGDEYRQGGVDPSMQLMLSTDPDQYLAKASSFNQAASTQSEVLKALKDQQRRLDQQKQETSTVLAELDGETKTLNDTKSEVQSKLAESRRLLNQLSAADREAILADNGGTASRGSDRVDLSSLPKASSGAAQLAVDTALAQRGKPYVWGAEGPNSFDCSGLMVYAYAKAGIALPRTSQEQAGVGSSVGRDWHNAQPGDLVIYNVHGAQDHVAMYIGNGTVVHAPKPGAPVRTMAVDALTISTIRRV from the coding sequence ATGGCCTCCCACCGCCGCCCCAAGCAGCCGAGCCGAGCCCGGGTGACCGTGCTCACCGGTGCCGCCGCGACCGTGGTCGCCCTGTCGGCCCAGGTCGGTGCGCACGCGGCGCCCGCGCAGCCGTCCAAGGACGAGGTGAAGGCCCAGGTCGACAAGCTCTCCGAGGAGATGGAGCAGGCCACCGAGAAGTACAACGGGGCCAAGGAGCGGGCCGACCAGCTGCGCCAGCAGGCGGGCCAGCTGCAGGACCAGGTGGCCCGCAGCCAGGAGCAGCTGACCGAGCTGGCCTCGGGGCTGGCGGAGGTGGCGGGCGACGAGTACCGGCAGGGCGGCGTCGACCCGTCGATGCAGCTGATGCTCTCCACCGACCCGGACCAGTACCTCGCCAAGGCGTCCTCCTTCAACCAGGCCGCCAGCACCCAGAGCGAGGTCCTCAAGGCGCTCAAGGACCAGCAGCGCCGGCTGGACCAGCAGAAGCAGGAGACCTCGACGGTCCTGGCCGAGCTGGACGGCGAGACCAAGACGCTGAACGACACCAAGAGCGAGGTGCAGTCCAAGCTCGCCGAGTCGCGGCGGCTGCTCAACCAGCTCAGCGCCGCCGACCGCGAGGCGATCCTCGCCGACAACGGCGGCACCGCCTCGCGCGGCTCCGACCGGGTGGACCTCTCCTCCCTTCCGAAGGCCTCCAGCGGCGCCGCCCAGCTCGCCGTGGACACCGCGCTCGCCCAGCGGGGCAAGCCGTACGTCTGGGGCGCCGAGGGGCCGAACAGCTTCGACTGCTCCGGGCTCATGGTGTACGCGTACGCGAAGGCCGGCATCGCGCTGCCGCGCACCTCGCAGGAGCAGGCGGGCGTGGGCAGCAGCGTGGGCCGCGACTGGCACAACGCCCAGCCCGGCGACCTGGTGATCTACAACGTGCACGGCGCCCAGGACCACGTCGCCATGTACATCGGCAACGGCACGGTGGTGCACGCCCCGAAGCCCGGCGCCCCGGTCCGCACCATGGCGGTCGACGCCCTGACCATCAGCACCATCCGCCGGGTCTGA
- a CDS encoding FtsX-like permease family protein produces the protein MSNGLARAAVRFRPASFAGTFLALLFASAIVTACGVLLQTGLTASVQPSRYADVPVVVAADQQVELTVKRGEDRETIAQPLPERARLDAGLTATVAALPGVAQALPDSSFPLSTTTAPATPPSSSSSSSSINGPGLTGRGWSALGIGPGERLTEGRAPSDGELVLDSASARAAHLSPGGTLTLTTPTGSASYRISGLAEARPGSPTAWFSDRTADRISGHPGRIDAVAVRPAASTDPRTLADELRHALNGQAQVSTGQQRGTVEQPVLHEAKAMLTALGASFGGMATMTAVFVVVSTVALATGQRAREFALLRTIGATPRQIRRSIAAEAVLVAPLAAAIGVLPGLALARWWFGELVARGAVPSDVELGVGPLPVLAAVVACTVTALAAGWFAARRSARMRPAQALGEANTGPGRPGRARTVTGAVFTAGAVAFAVVAANLTGATAANTALGVVLCFLVAVALLGPWLVRGAVGLLGVLLRVGGAPASLAADNARASSRRLASATVPIVMVTAFCGTLVFLQSSLQHTAAEHVRQGLTADQVVTAQAGRPGLPAGTVERARQVPGVSAAVGLRPTGLVYQQSDMLATATALGVDGDPAALPAVLDLGVRSGSLADLSRSPDTVALDATLADSLGVRVGQRAPLWLGDGTKAEPTVVATYSRGLGLGEALLPGATVAAHSSSAYPTQLLVAEAPGADRAATARALSELAPGQLSVTDRQGYAAQADRQRELSGWANNVMAAVLAGFAALAAANTLVMTVLDRRREIALLRLAGTTRRQVRAMLRWEALLIAVTGLATGAAIAWTTLTPITRALTSSTPHIPLGTALPLAAGAALLCLAATALPGRALLRSRPTATR, from the coding sequence ATGAGCAACGGACTGGCCCGCGCCGCCGTGCGCTTCCGTCCCGCGTCCTTCGCGGGAACGTTCCTCGCCCTCCTGTTCGCGTCCGCCATCGTGACGGCCTGCGGCGTCCTGCTCCAGACCGGCCTGACCGCGAGCGTGCAACCTTCCCGGTACGCCGACGTACCGGTCGTGGTCGCGGCCGACCAGCAGGTGGAGCTGACGGTCAAACGCGGTGAGGACCGCGAGACCATCGCCCAGCCACTGCCCGAACGGGCCCGCCTGGACGCGGGATTGACCGCCACCGTGGCAGCCCTGCCGGGCGTCGCCCAGGCCCTGCCGGATTCCTCCTTCCCCCTCTCGACCACCACCGCCCCCGCCACCCCTCCCTCCTCTTCCTCTTCCTCCTCTTCCATCAACGGACCCGGGCTCACCGGCCGGGGCTGGAGCGCACTGGGCATCGGCCCGGGCGAACGGCTGACCGAGGGCCGCGCGCCCTCCGACGGCGAACTGGTGCTGGACAGCGCCAGCGCCCGGGCCGCCCACCTCTCCCCCGGCGGCACCCTCACGCTCACCACCCCCACCGGCAGCGCCTCCTACCGGATCTCCGGCCTGGCCGAGGCCCGGCCCGGATCGCCCACCGCCTGGTTCTCCGACCGCACCGCGGACCGGATCTCCGGGCACCCGGGCCGGATCGACGCGGTCGCGGTGCGACCGGCCGCCAGTACCGACCCGCGGACCCTGGCGGACGAGTTGCGCCACGCACTGAACGGGCAGGCGCAGGTGTCGACCGGCCAGCAGCGCGGCACGGTCGAGCAGCCGGTCCTGCACGAGGCCAAGGCGATGCTGACGGCGCTCGGCGCGTCCTTCGGCGGAATGGCCACCATGACGGCGGTGTTCGTGGTGGTCAGTACGGTCGCGCTGGCGACCGGCCAGCGGGCCCGCGAGTTCGCGCTGCTGCGCACCATCGGGGCGACGCCCCGGCAGATCCGCCGGTCGATCGCCGCGGAGGCGGTGCTGGTGGCACCGTTGGCCGCCGCGATCGGAGTGCTGCCCGGGCTGGCACTGGCCCGCTGGTGGTTCGGCGAACTGGTGGCGCGCGGCGCGGTGCCGTCGGACGTGGAGCTCGGGGTCGGCCCGCTGCCGGTGCTGGCCGCCGTCGTGGCGTGCACGGTGACGGCGCTGGCGGCCGGCTGGTTCGCGGCCCGGCGCAGCGCCCGGATGCGGCCCGCCCAGGCGCTCGGCGAGGCGAACACCGGCCCGGGCCGCCCCGGCCGGGCCCGGACGGTGACGGGCGCGGTGTTCACGGCCGGCGCGGTGGCGTTCGCCGTCGTCGCGGCCAACCTGACGGGGGCGACCGCGGCGAACACCGCGCTGGGCGTGGTGCTGTGCTTCCTGGTCGCGGTGGCGCTGCTCGGCCCCTGGCTGGTGCGGGGCGCGGTGGGCCTGCTCGGGGTGCTGCTGCGGGTGGGCGGCGCGCCGGCCTCGCTGGCGGCGGACAACGCCCGGGCCTCCTCCCGCCGGCTGGCCTCGGCGACCGTGCCGATCGTGATGGTGACGGCGTTCTGCGGGACGCTGGTGTTCCTCCAGTCGAGTCTGCAGCACACTGCGGCCGAACACGTCCGCCAGGGCCTGACGGCTGATCAGGTGGTGACGGCGCAGGCCGGACGGCCGGGCCTGCCCGCGGGCACGGTGGAGCGGGCCAGGCAGGTTCCCGGTGTGTCGGCGGCGGTCGGGCTGCGGCCGACCGGGCTGGTGTACCAGCAGTCCGACATGCTGGCCACCGCCACCGCGCTGGGTGTGGACGGCGATCCGGCGGCCCTCCCGGCGGTGCTGGACCTGGGCGTCCGCTCCGGTTCGCTGGCCGACCTGTCCCGTTCCCCGGACACGGTCGCGCTGGACGCCACGCTCGCCGACAGCCTCGGCGTCCGGGTCGGCCAGCGGGCTCCGCTCTGGCTCGGCGACGGCACCAAGGCCGAGCCGACGGTGGTCGCCACCTACAGCCGTGGTCTGGGCCTGGGCGAGGCGCTGCTGCCGGGCGCCACCGTCGCCGCGCACAGCAGTTCCGCGTACCCCACCCAACTGCTGGTCGCGGAGGCTCCCGGCGCGGACCGGGCGGCCACGGCCCGGGCCCTCTCCGAACTCGCCCCCGGCCAGCTGTCAGTGACGGACCGTCAGGGCTACGCGGCGCAGGCCGACCGCCAGCGCGAGCTGAGCGGCTGGGCGAACAACGTGATGGCGGCCGTGCTGGCGGGCTTCGCGGCGCTGGCCGCCGCCAACACCCTGGTGATGACGGTGCTGGACCGTCGCCGCGAGATCGCCTTGCTGCGGCTGGCCGGCACCACCCGCCGCCAGGTCCGCGCGATGCTCCGCTGGGAGGCCCTGCTGATCGCCGTGACCGGTCTGGCCACCGGCGCCGCCATCGCCTGGACGACACTCACCCCGATCACCCGTGCCCTCACCTCCTCCACTCCGCACATCCCCCTGGGCACGGCCCTCCCGCTCGCCGCCGGAGCAGCCCTGCTCTGCCTCGCCGCCACCGCCCTCCCAGGCCGTGCACTGCTCCGCTCCCGCCCCACCGCCACCCGCTGA
- a CDS encoding 5-carboxymethyl-2-hydroxymuconate Delta-isomerase — protein sequence MPQILIDHSPDLDFDVTGFAKEVHQLIPQVVNTRVEDCKTLVRPAAQHLVGDGASTEAVVLVEIKILAGRSVEVRSTLSARVTELLRAYVRVPAAFCVEVTELDRETYVFVQHSGQ from the coding sequence GTGCCGCAGATCCTGATCGACCACTCGCCGGACCTGGACTTCGACGTCACGGGCTTCGCCAAGGAGGTTCACCAGCTGATTCCCCAGGTCGTCAACACCCGGGTGGAGGACTGCAAGACGCTGGTGCGTCCGGCCGCGCAGCACCTGGTCGGTGACGGCGCCTCGACGGAGGCCGTGGTGCTGGTGGAGATCAAGATCCTGGCCGGTCGCAGCGTCGAGGTCCGCAGCACGCTCTCCGCCCGGGTGACGGAGCTGCTGCGCGCGTACGTCCGGGTGCCCGCCGCGTTCTGCGTGGAGGTCACCGAACTCGACCGGGAGACCTACGTGTTCGTGCAGCACTCCGGGCAGTGA